From a region of the Kwoniella mangroviensis CBS 8507 chromosome 1 map unlocalized Ctg01, whole genome shotgun sequence genome:
- a CDS encoding aspartate-semialdehyde dehydrogenase, which produces MSSSERKQIKVGILGATGTVGQRFIQLLSTHPYFVIHALGASSRSTGQRYGKVTKWKLNTPIPKEIGNMVVQECKPDAEGFKDCGVVFSGLDADVAGEIEEAFRSANLIVFSNAKNYRRDPLCPLIVPLVNPSHLSIIPHQKKTLGLEKGYIVTNANCSTTGLVVPLAALEKAFGPLQTVMVTTLQAISGAGYPGVSSLDILDNVVPHIGGEEEKIEWETNKILGGLNSDNTQFDLHSNESVKAINVSATTTRVPVIDGHTGVVSVKFSKSPAPSMEEIDRAFREFRCEAQELNVPSAPPQAIVVHDAPDRPQPRLDRDLHNGACVSVGRVRPCPVLDVKFVCLIDNVRLGAATSSIMNAEIAVEKGLIV; this is translated from the exons ATGTCATCAAGCGAAAGGAAACAAATCAAAGTTGGTATCTTGGGTGCTACCGGTACCGTAGGTCAGCG ATTCATCCAGCTCCTCTCCACCCACCCATACTTTGTCATCCACGCTCTCGGAGCTTCATCCCGATCAACAGGACAGAGATATGGTAAAGTCACCAAATGGAAGCTGAACACCCCCATCCCTAAAGAGATCGGTAATATGGTCGTACAGGAATGTAAACCTGATGCTGAGGGATTCAAGGATTGTGGAGTGGTTTTCAGTGGGTTGGATGCGGATGTAGCTGGAGAGATCG AGGAAGCGTTCCGTTCAGCCaacctcatcgtcttctccaACGCTAAGAACTACCGACGAGATCCCCTTTGTCCCCTCATAGTCCCCCTCGTCaacccttctcatctctccatcatccctcACCAGAAGAAAACCCTAGGTTTAGAAAAAGGATACATAGTCACCAATGCCAACTGTTCTACTACCGGTTTAGTAGTTCCCTTAGCAGCGTTAGAGAAGGCTTTCGGTCCTTTGCAAACAGTTATGGTCACTACCCTTCAGGCTATTTCCGGTGCTGGTTATCCCGGTGTATCTTCATTGGACATATTGGATAATGTCGTTCCTCACAtaggaggagaggaagaaaaaatAGAATGGGAGACAAACAAGATCTTGGGTGGACTCAATTCAGATAATACACAATTCGATTTACACTCGAACGAATCGGTAAAAGCTATAAATGTTTCGGCCACTACTACCAGAGTACCAGTTATAGATGGACATACAGGTGTTGTTTCTGTTAAATTCAGTAAATCTCCCGCGCCATCgatggaagagatcgatAGAGCATTTAGGGAATTCAGATGTGAAGCTCAAGAGCTCAACGTCCCCTCAGCACCACCTCAGGCTATCGTCGTGCATGATGCACCCGACCGACCTCAACCTCGATTAGATCGAGATTTACATAATGGTGCGTGTGTAAGTGTAGGTAGAGTTAGACCCTGTCCTGTACTGGATGTGAAATTTGTATGTTTGATAGATAATGTTAGGTTGGGGGCGGCTACTAGTAGTATTATGAATGCTGAGATTGCTGtggagaagggattgatCGTTTAG